A genomic region of Pithys albifrons albifrons isolate INPA30051 chromosome 20, PitAlb_v1, whole genome shotgun sequence contains the following coding sequences:
- the LHX2 gene encoding LIM/homeobox protein Lhx2 isoform X1 → MHGGGLRLMQVLGSCRDPDHCQQQQQLGPSSSASSAMLFHSLSGSEMHGVIDEMDRRSKSEAPAISSAIDRGETETQTMPSISSDRAALCAGCGGKISDRYYLLAVDKQWHMRCLKCCECKLNLESELTCFSKDGSIYCKEDYYRRFSVQRCARCHLGISASEMVMRARDLVYHLNCFTCTTCNKMLTTGDHFGMKDNLVYCRLHFETLIQGEYQVHFNHSDVAAGKGPALGAGSANTLGLPYYNGVGTVQKGRPRKRKSPGPGADLAAYNAALSCNENDGDHLDRDQQYPSNQKTKRMRTSFKHHQLRTMKSYFAINHNPDAKDLKQLAQKTGLTKRVLQVWFQNARAKFRRNLLRQENTGVDKSSDSTLQAGTPSGPASEISNASMSPSSTPTTLTDLTNPTMPTVTSVLTSVPGSLEVHESRSPSQTTLTNLF, encoded by the exons ATGCATGGGGGAGGGCTCCGGTTAATGCAAGTTCTGGGCTCCTGCAGGGACCCCGACcactgtcagcagcagcagcagctcgggccctcctcctctgcttcctcaGCGATGCTTTTCCACAGTCTTTCCGGCTCGGAGATGCACGGGGTCATCGACGAGATGGATCGGAGAAGCAAAAGCGAAGCACCGGCCATCAGCTCGGCTATAGACAGGGGAGAGACGGAAACG CAGACCATGCCTTCCATCAGCAGTGACAGGGCTGCCCTGTGCGCCGGCTGCGGGGGGAAAATCTCGGACCGTTATTACCTCCTGGCTGTGGATAAACAGTGGCACATGCGCTGCCTCAAGTGCTGTGAATGTAAACTCAACCTGGAGTCCGAGCTCACCTGCTTCAGCAAGGATGGCAGCATCTACTGCAAGGAGGACTACTACAG GAGGTTTTCGGTGCAGAGATGTGCGAGATGTCACCTGGGGATTTCTGCCTCCGAGATGGTCATGAGGGCCAGGGATTTGGTATATCACTTAAACTGCTTCACTTGCACCACTTGCAACAAGATGCTGACCACTGGCGATCACTTTGGCATGAAGGACAATCTGGTGTACTGCCGCCTCCATTTCGAGACTCTCATCCAGGGGGAGTACCAGGTGCATTTCAATCACTCGGATGTAGCCGCTGGGAAGGGCCCGGCTTTGGGAGCGGGCTCTGCCAACACTTTGGGACTGCCTTATTACAACGGCGTGGGGACTGTCCAGAAGGGGAGacccaggaaaaggaaaagcccAGGGCCTGGAGCAGATCTGGCAGCCTACAATGCAG CTTTGAGCTGCAACGAGAACGACGGTGACCACCTGGACCGGGACCAGCAGTACCCCAGCAACCAGAAAACCAAGCGCATGAGGACGTCCTTCAAGCACCACCAGCTGCGCACCATGAAGTCCTACTTTGCCATCAACCACAACCCCGACGCCAAGGACCTGAAACAGCTGGCCCAGAAAACTGGCCTCACCAAGAGAGTGCTCCAG GTTTGGTTTCAAAACGCTCGAGCCAAATTCAGACGGAACCTCTTACGCCAAGAAAACACAGGGGTGGACAAGAGTTCAGACTCCACCCTGCAAGCAGGGACCCCCTCAGGGCCTGCCTCAGAAATCTCCAACGCCTCCATGAGCCCATCCAGCACTCCCACCACTCTCACGGACTTGACCAACCCCACCATGCCTACTGTGACGTCTGTCCTGACATCAGTGCCCGGCAGCCTCGAGGTTCACGAATCTCGGAGTCCTTCACAGACAACTCTCACAAACCTTTTCTGA
- the LHX2 gene encoding LIM/homeobox protein Lhx2 isoform X2, whose product MHGGGLRLMQVLGSCRDPDHCQQQQQLGPSSSASSAMLFHSLSGSEMHGVIDEMDRRSKSEAPAISSAIDRGETETTMPSISSDRAALCAGCGGKISDRYYLLAVDKQWHMRCLKCCECKLNLESELTCFSKDGSIYCKEDYYRRFSVQRCARCHLGISASEMVMRARDLVYHLNCFTCTTCNKMLTTGDHFGMKDNLVYCRLHFETLIQGEYQVHFNHSDVAAGKGPALGAGSANTLGLPYYNGVGTVQKGRPRKRKSPGPGADLAAYNAALSCNENDGDHLDRDQQYPSNQKTKRMRTSFKHHQLRTMKSYFAINHNPDAKDLKQLAQKTGLTKRVLQVWFQNARAKFRRNLLRQENTGVDKSSDSTLQAGTPSGPASEISNASMSPSSTPTTLTDLTNPTMPTVTSVLTSVPGSLEVHESRSPSQTTLTNLF is encoded by the exons ATGCATGGGGGAGGGCTCCGGTTAATGCAAGTTCTGGGCTCCTGCAGGGACCCCGACcactgtcagcagcagcagcagctcgggccctcctcctctgcttcctcaGCGATGCTTTTCCACAGTCTTTCCGGCTCGGAGATGCACGGGGTCATCGACGAGATGGATCGGAGAAGCAAAAGCGAAGCACCGGCCATCAGCTCGGCTATAGACAGGGGAGAGACGGAAACG ACCATGCCTTCCATCAGCAGTGACAGGGCTGCCCTGTGCGCCGGCTGCGGGGGGAAAATCTCGGACCGTTATTACCTCCTGGCTGTGGATAAACAGTGGCACATGCGCTGCCTCAAGTGCTGTGAATGTAAACTCAACCTGGAGTCCGAGCTCACCTGCTTCAGCAAGGATGGCAGCATCTACTGCAAGGAGGACTACTACAG GAGGTTTTCGGTGCAGAGATGTGCGAGATGTCACCTGGGGATTTCTGCCTCCGAGATGGTCATGAGGGCCAGGGATTTGGTATATCACTTAAACTGCTTCACTTGCACCACTTGCAACAAGATGCTGACCACTGGCGATCACTTTGGCATGAAGGACAATCTGGTGTACTGCCGCCTCCATTTCGAGACTCTCATCCAGGGGGAGTACCAGGTGCATTTCAATCACTCGGATGTAGCCGCTGGGAAGGGCCCGGCTTTGGGAGCGGGCTCTGCCAACACTTTGGGACTGCCTTATTACAACGGCGTGGGGACTGTCCAGAAGGGGAGacccaggaaaaggaaaagcccAGGGCCTGGAGCAGATCTGGCAGCCTACAATGCAG CTTTGAGCTGCAACGAGAACGACGGTGACCACCTGGACCGGGACCAGCAGTACCCCAGCAACCAGAAAACCAAGCGCATGAGGACGTCCTTCAAGCACCACCAGCTGCGCACCATGAAGTCCTACTTTGCCATCAACCACAACCCCGACGCCAAGGACCTGAAACAGCTGGCCCAGAAAACTGGCCTCACCAAGAGAGTGCTCCAG GTTTGGTTTCAAAACGCTCGAGCCAAATTCAGACGGAACCTCTTACGCCAAGAAAACACAGGGGTGGACAAGAGTTCAGACTCCACCCTGCAAGCAGGGACCCCCTCAGGGCCTGCCTCAGAAATCTCCAACGCCTCCATGAGCCCATCCAGCACTCCCACCACTCTCACGGACTTGACCAACCCCACCATGCCTACTGTGACGTCTGTCCTGACATCAGTGCCCGGCAGCCTCGAGGTTCACGAATCTCGGAGTCCTTCACAGACAACTCTCACAAACCTTTTCTGA
- the LHX2 gene encoding LIM/homeobox protein Lhx2 isoform X3 produces MLFHSLSGSEMHGVIDEMDRRSKSEAPAISSAIDRGETETQTMPSISSDRAALCAGCGGKISDRYYLLAVDKQWHMRCLKCCECKLNLESELTCFSKDGSIYCKEDYYRRFSVQRCARCHLGISASEMVMRARDLVYHLNCFTCTTCNKMLTTGDHFGMKDNLVYCRLHFETLIQGEYQVHFNHSDVAAGKGPALGAGSANTLGLPYYNGVGTVQKGRPRKRKSPGPGADLAAYNAALSCNENDGDHLDRDQQYPSNQKTKRMRTSFKHHQLRTMKSYFAINHNPDAKDLKQLAQKTGLTKRVLQVWFQNARAKFRRNLLRQENTGVDKSSDSTLQAGTPSGPASEISNASMSPSSTPTTLTDLTNPTMPTVTSVLTSVPGSLEVHESRSPSQTTLTNLF; encoded by the exons ATGCTTTTCCACAGTCTTTCCGGCTCGGAGATGCACGGGGTCATCGACGAGATGGATCGGAGAAGCAAAAGCGAAGCACCGGCCATCAGCTCGGCTATAGACAGGGGAGAGACGGAAACG CAGACCATGCCTTCCATCAGCAGTGACAGGGCTGCCCTGTGCGCCGGCTGCGGGGGGAAAATCTCGGACCGTTATTACCTCCTGGCTGTGGATAAACAGTGGCACATGCGCTGCCTCAAGTGCTGTGAATGTAAACTCAACCTGGAGTCCGAGCTCACCTGCTTCAGCAAGGATGGCAGCATCTACTGCAAGGAGGACTACTACAG GAGGTTTTCGGTGCAGAGATGTGCGAGATGTCACCTGGGGATTTCTGCCTCCGAGATGGTCATGAGGGCCAGGGATTTGGTATATCACTTAAACTGCTTCACTTGCACCACTTGCAACAAGATGCTGACCACTGGCGATCACTTTGGCATGAAGGACAATCTGGTGTACTGCCGCCTCCATTTCGAGACTCTCATCCAGGGGGAGTACCAGGTGCATTTCAATCACTCGGATGTAGCCGCTGGGAAGGGCCCGGCTTTGGGAGCGGGCTCTGCCAACACTTTGGGACTGCCTTATTACAACGGCGTGGGGACTGTCCAGAAGGGGAGacccaggaaaaggaaaagcccAGGGCCTGGAGCAGATCTGGCAGCCTACAATGCAG CTTTGAGCTGCAACGAGAACGACGGTGACCACCTGGACCGGGACCAGCAGTACCCCAGCAACCAGAAAACCAAGCGCATGAGGACGTCCTTCAAGCACCACCAGCTGCGCACCATGAAGTCCTACTTTGCCATCAACCACAACCCCGACGCCAAGGACCTGAAACAGCTGGCCCAGAAAACTGGCCTCACCAAGAGAGTGCTCCAG GTTTGGTTTCAAAACGCTCGAGCCAAATTCAGACGGAACCTCTTACGCCAAGAAAACACAGGGGTGGACAAGAGTTCAGACTCCACCCTGCAAGCAGGGACCCCCTCAGGGCCTGCCTCAGAAATCTCCAACGCCTCCATGAGCCCATCCAGCACTCCCACCACTCTCACGGACTTGACCAACCCCACCATGCCTACTGTGACGTCTGTCCTGACATCAGTGCCCGGCAGCCTCGAGGTTCACGAATCTCGGAGTCCTTCACAGACAACTCTCACAAACCTTTTCTGA
- the LHX2 gene encoding LIM/homeobox protein Lhx2 isoform X4: MPSISSDRAALCAGCGGKISDRYYLLAVDKQWHMRCLKCCECKLNLESELTCFSKDGSIYCKEDYYRRFSVQRCARCHLGISASEMVMRARDLVYHLNCFTCTTCNKMLTTGDHFGMKDNLVYCRLHFETLIQGEYQVHFNHSDVAAGKGPALGAGSANTLGLPYYNGVGTVQKGRPRKRKSPGPGADLAAYNAALSCNENDGDHLDRDQQYPSNQKTKRMRTSFKHHQLRTMKSYFAINHNPDAKDLKQLAQKTGLTKRVLQVWFQNARAKFRRNLLRQENTGVDKSSDSTLQAGTPSGPASEISNASMSPSSTPTTLTDLTNPTMPTVTSVLTSVPGSLEVHESRSPSQTTLTNLF; the protein is encoded by the exons ATGCCTTCCATCAGCAGTGACAGGGCTGCCCTGTGCGCCGGCTGCGGGGGGAAAATCTCGGACCGTTATTACCTCCTGGCTGTGGATAAACAGTGGCACATGCGCTGCCTCAAGTGCTGTGAATGTAAACTCAACCTGGAGTCCGAGCTCACCTGCTTCAGCAAGGATGGCAGCATCTACTGCAAGGAGGACTACTACAG GAGGTTTTCGGTGCAGAGATGTGCGAGATGTCACCTGGGGATTTCTGCCTCCGAGATGGTCATGAGGGCCAGGGATTTGGTATATCACTTAAACTGCTTCACTTGCACCACTTGCAACAAGATGCTGACCACTGGCGATCACTTTGGCATGAAGGACAATCTGGTGTACTGCCGCCTCCATTTCGAGACTCTCATCCAGGGGGAGTACCAGGTGCATTTCAATCACTCGGATGTAGCCGCTGGGAAGGGCCCGGCTTTGGGAGCGGGCTCTGCCAACACTTTGGGACTGCCTTATTACAACGGCGTGGGGACTGTCCAGAAGGGGAGacccaggaaaaggaaaagcccAGGGCCTGGAGCAGATCTGGCAGCCTACAATGCAG CTTTGAGCTGCAACGAGAACGACGGTGACCACCTGGACCGGGACCAGCAGTACCCCAGCAACCAGAAAACCAAGCGCATGAGGACGTCCTTCAAGCACCACCAGCTGCGCACCATGAAGTCCTACTTTGCCATCAACCACAACCCCGACGCCAAGGACCTGAAACAGCTGGCCCAGAAAACTGGCCTCACCAAGAGAGTGCTCCAG GTTTGGTTTCAAAACGCTCGAGCCAAATTCAGACGGAACCTCTTACGCCAAGAAAACACAGGGGTGGACAAGAGTTCAGACTCCACCCTGCAAGCAGGGACCCCCTCAGGGCCTGCCTCAGAAATCTCCAACGCCTCCATGAGCCCATCCAGCACTCCCACCACTCTCACGGACTTGACCAACCCCACCATGCCTACTGTGACGTCTGTCCTGACATCAGTGCCCGGCAGCCTCGAGGTTCACGAATCTCGGAGTCCTTCACAGACAACTCTCACAAACCTTTTCTGA